From the Acidovorax carolinensis genome, one window contains:
- a CDS encoding HlyD family secretion protein: MNSTLKNRLIFLAIAVAVLAAGAYTWTTLRPQDPGDSLVSGNGRIEATEIDVAAKLGGRVQSIVVKEGEFVTAGQTLAHMQIDTLEASRDEARARQQQAVAAVASAQAQVAVRESDRQAVLALVAQRQSELDAAQRRLARSQTLVREGASSDQEVDDDRARERSLQAAVVAAKAQADAAQAAITAARTQVASARAAVTAAEASVARIKADIDDSALVAPRSGRVQYRIAQPGEVIGGGGKVLNLVDLSDVYMTFFLPETVAGRLALGSEVRIVLDAAPQLVIPARVSFVASTAQFTPKTVETASERQKLMFRVKAQIAPELLQKHVQLVKTGLPGMAWLKLDANAPWPAHLAVKLPE, from the coding sequence ATGAACTCCACCCTCAAGAACCGGCTGATTTTCCTGGCCATTGCGGTCGCCGTGTTGGCCGCAGGCGCCTACACCTGGACCACGCTGCGCCCACAGGACCCCGGCGACAGCCTTGTCAGCGGCAATGGCCGCATCGAGGCCACCGAAATCGACGTGGCGGCCAAGCTGGGCGGCCGCGTGCAGAGCATTGTGGTGAAGGAGGGTGAGTTCGTCACCGCCGGCCAGACCCTGGCCCACATGCAGATCGACACGCTCGAAGCCTCACGCGATGAAGCCAGGGCACGCCAGCAACAGGCTGTGGCCGCCGTAGCCAGCGCCCAGGCCCAGGTGGCCGTACGCGAAAGCGACCGCCAGGCCGTGCTGGCACTGGTGGCGCAGCGCCAGAGCGAGCTCGATGCGGCGCAGCGGCGCCTGGCACGCTCGCAGACGCTGGTGCGCGAAGGCGCCTCGTCGGACCAGGAAGTGGATGACGACCGCGCCCGCGAACGCAGCCTGCAGGCGGCCGTGGTGGCGGCCAAGGCCCAGGCCGATGCCGCCCAGGCCGCCATCACCGCGGCACGCACCCAGGTGGCCAGCGCGCGCGCCGCAGTAACGGCTGCAGAAGCCTCGGTGGCGCGCATCAAGGCCGACATCGACGACAGCGCGCTGGTTGCCCCGCGCAGTGGCCGCGTGCAATACCGCATTGCCCAGCCCGGCGAGGTGATCGGCGGCGGCGGCAAGGTGCTCAATCTGGTGGACCTGTCCGATGTCTACATGACGTTTTTCCTGCCTGAAACCGTGGCCGGCAGGCTGGCGCTGGGCAGCGAGGTGCGCATCGTGCTCGATGCGGCGCCGCAGCTCGTGATTCCGGCCCGGGTGTCGTTCGTGGCCAGCACCGCGCAATTCACCCCCAAGACCGTGGAAACCGCCAGCGAGCGGCAAAAGCTGATGTTCCGCGTCAAGGCGCAGATTGCGCCCGAATTGCTGCAAAAGCATGTGCAGCTGGTCAAGACCGGTTTGCCCGGCATGGCCTGGCTCAAGCTCGACGCCAACGCGCCCTGGCCGGCCCATCTCGCCGTGAAGCTGCCGGAGTAA
- a CDS encoding efflux transporter outer membrane subunit yields MDHSPNHASQPAALRAVTLAAAIWALAGCASMAPPPETPALPVPAHYAMSAPDEGTPAATTSWRDYFTDPRLQTLIAQALENNRDLRATALRVQEARAAYGIQRADLLPAIGAQAGMDRSRVPADLNLTRQPLLGSQYQVGLGLASWEIDFWGRVRSLSNAALENYLATDAARHAVTLGLIAQVAQSDLALRELEERLVLAHQAIASRKESLRIFQRRVDVGSASRLNLTQVQTLLTQAQALGAQLIQARAQQANALALLVGATVEPAPNARLDEVHLPPLRAGLPSDLLVQRPDIMAAEHQLRAARAQIGAARAAFFPRVALTGSLGTASAELGGLFDSGSQAWTFSPSISLPLFNGGRLRNNLNLTEVRRDIAVANYEKTVQGAFRDVSDALVARQSLAGQLAIAQNARAAQSERARLSQLRYDHGAAAFLEVLDAQRDLLVAEQQVVQMRRALLSSQVSLYAALGGGALAAPATDFTPTRPAP; encoded by the coding sequence ATGGATCACAGCCCGAACCACGCAAGTCAACCCGCCGCACTGCGCGCAGTCACGCTGGCTGCCGCCATCTGGGCGCTCGCCGGCTGCGCCTCGATGGCGCCACCCCCAGAAACGCCGGCCCTGCCGGTGCCCGCGCATTACGCCATGTCCGCGCCAGACGAGGGCACCCCGGCCGCCACCACCAGCTGGCGCGACTATTTCACCGACCCGCGCCTGCAGACCCTGATTGCCCAGGCACTGGAGAACAACCGCGACCTGCGCGCCACTGCGCTGCGCGTGCAGGAGGCCCGGGCCGCCTATGGCATCCAGCGCGCCGATCTGCTGCCCGCCATCGGCGCCCAGGCCGGCATGGACCGCTCACGCGTGCCGGCCGACCTGAACCTCACCCGCCAGCCCCTGCTCGGCAGCCAGTACCAGGTGGGGCTGGGCCTGGCCAGCTGGGAAATCGACTTCTGGGGCCGGGTGCGCAGCCTGAGCAATGCGGCCCTGGAAAACTACCTGGCCACCGATGCGGCCCGCCACGCCGTCACGCTGGGCCTGATCGCCCAGGTTGCCCAAAGCGATCTGGCGCTGCGGGAGCTGGAGGAGCGCCTGGTGCTGGCGCACCAGGCCATCGCCAGCCGAAAGGAAAGCCTGCGCATCTTCCAGCGGCGCGTGGACGTCGGCTCCGCATCGCGGCTGAATCTGACCCAGGTGCAAACGCTGCTCACCCAGGCCCAGGCACTGGGTGCACAACTGATACAGGCGCGCGCGCAACAGGCCAACGCACTGGCGCTGCTGGTCGGCGCTACGGTGGAGCCAGCGCCCAACGCGCGCCTCGATGAAGTGCACCTGCCGCCGCTGCGCGCGGGCCTGCCCTCCGACCTGCTGGTGCAGCGCCCGGACATCATGGCGGCCGAGCACCAGCTCAGGGCGGCCCGGGCGCAGATCGGCGCAGCGCGTGCGGCGTTTTTCCCGCGCGTGGCCCTCACGGGCTCGCTGGGCACCGCCAGCGCCGAACTGGGTGGCCTGTTCGACAGCGGCAGCCAGGCCTGGACGTTTTCGCCCAGCATTTCGCTGCCCCTGTTCAACGGCGGGCGCCTGCGCAACAACCTCAACCTGACCGAGGTACGCCGCGACATTGCCGTGGCCAACTACGAAAAAACCGTGCAGGGCGCGTTCCGCGATGTGTCCGACGCGCTGGTGGCGCGCCAGTCTCTGGCGGGCCAGCTGGCGATTGCCCAGAATGCGCGGGCCGCCCAAAGCGAGCGCGCACGCCTGTCCCAGTTGCGCTACGACCATGGCGCCGCCGCGTTCCTGGAAGTGCTGGATGCCCAGCGCGACCTGCTGGTGGCCGAGCAACAGGTGGTGCAGATGCGCCGTGCCCTGCTGTCCAGCCAGGTGAGCCTGTATGCCGCGCTCGGTGGTGGCGCGCTGGCCGCGCCCGCCACCGACTTCACGCCAACACGTCCCGCCCCCTGA
- a CDS encoding alpha/beta fold hydrolase encodes MPTPANAPLSMAERLDPTVHAALARSVASLSHASALMAASDWALHLAASPGRCMDLAHLALRQGQEMAAYALARMAAGPDKEARHAVATPTQDRRFADPAWQQWPFNLMHQSFVLTEQWWAAATHGVWGVDKHHEDMVAFAARQFLDIFSPGNQVATNPVVLSRTLTQGGANLLRGSLHLLEDARRNAAGAPPAGVENFVVGRDVAITPGKVVLKNRVMELIQYTPTTTVVHPEPILIVPAWIMKYYILDLSPHNSLIKYLVDQGHTVFCISWINPDADDRDLGMDDYLDQGFHAALNAVNTIVPGPKVHAAGYCLGGTLLAIAAAAMARDGDERLASMTLFAAQTDFTEPGELALFIDDSQISLLEAQMADTGYLTGAQMAGAFQMLRSYDLLWSRLVNEYLLGERATMNDLMAWNADTTRMPARMHSQYLRRLFLNDDLSEGRYPVGGKPVTLGDITLPTFMVGTVTDHVAPWRSVFKLQQLSPAENTFVLTSGGHNAGIVSPPGNPRRHFQMLTRPAGGNYMPPDAWLAAASETPDSWWPAWLAWLQARSGTPAKPPRMGAAAYKPVGDAPGTYVLQK; translated from the coding sequence ATGCCAACCCCTGCGAACGCACCCCTGTCCATGGCCGAACGGCTTGACCCCACCGTCCACGCCGCCTTGGCCCGCAGCGTTGCGTCGCTGTCGCACGCATCCGCCCTGATGGCGGCCAGCGACTGGGCACTGCATCTGGCCGCCTCGCCGGGCCGTTGCATGGACCTGGCCCACCTGGCGCTGCGCCAGGGGCAGGAGATGGCAGCGTACGCCCTGGCGCGCATGGCGGCCGGCCCCGACAAGGAGGCCCGCCATGCCGTGGCCACCCCCACCCAGGACCGGCGCTTTGCCGACCCCGCCTGGCAGCAGTGGCCGTTCAACCTCATGCACCAGTCGTTTGTACTCACAGAGCAATGGTGGGCGGCCGCAACGCATGGCGTCTGGGGCGTGGACAAGCACCACGAAGACATGGTGGCCTTTGCTGCGCGGCAGTTTCTGGACATTTTCTCGCCCGGCAATCAGGTGGCCACCAACCCCGTGGTGCTCAGCCGCACGCTCACGCAAGGCGGCGCCAATCTGCTGCGTGGCTCGCTCCATCTGCTGGAAGACGCCAGGCGCAACGCCGCAGGCGCGCCACCGGCGGGTGTCGAGAATTTCGTGGTGGGCCGCGACGTGGCCATCACGCCGGGCAAGGTGGTGCTGAAAAACCGCGTGATGGAACTGATCCAGTACACGCCAACGACCACGGTCGTGCACCCCGAGCCAATCCTGATCGTGCCGGCGTGGATCATGAAGTACTACATCCTCGACCTGTCGCCCCACAACTCGCTCATCAAATACCTGGTGGACCAGGGCCACACGGTGTTCTGCATCTCCTGGATAAACCCGGACGCAGACGACCGCGATCTGGGCATGGACGACTACCTGGACCAGGGCTTTCACGCCGCACTGAATGCCGTCAACACCATCGTGCCCGGCCCCAAGGTGCACGCCGCAGGTTACTGCCTGGGCGGCACGCTGCTGGCCATTGCGGCCGCGGCCATGGCGCGCGACGGCGACGAGCGCCTGGCCTCGATGACGCTGTTCGCCGCACAGACCGACTTCACCGAACCGGGCGAACTGGCGCTGTTCATCGACGACAGCCAGATCAGCCTGCTGGAGGCCCAGATGGCCGATACGGGCTACCTCACCGGGGCCCAAATGGCCGGCGCGTTCCAGATGCTGCGCTCCTACGACCTGCTGTGGTCACGCCTGGTCAACGAATACCTGCTGGGCGAGCGGGCCACCATGAACGACCTGATGGCCTGGAACGCCGATACCACGCGCATGCCCGCCAGGATGCACTCGCAGTACCTGCGCCGGCTGTTCCTCAACGATGACCTCAGCGAAGGACGCTACCCCGTGGGCGGCAAGCCCGTGACGCTGGGCGACATCACGCTTCCCACCTTCATGGTCGGCACCGTGACCGACCATGTGGCCCCCTGGCGCTCGGTGTTCAAACTGCAGCAGTTGAGCCCCGCCGAGAACACCTTCGTGCTCACCAGCGGCGGCCACAACGCCGGCATCGTCAGCCCGCCCGGCAACCCGCGCCGACATTTTCAAATGCTGACCCGACCCGCGGGCGGCAACTACATGCCCCCGGACGCGTGGCTGGCCGCCGCATCCGAAACACCCGATTCATGGTGGCCAGCCTGGCTGGCATGGTTGCAGGCGCGCTCGGGCACGCCCGCCAAGCCCCCGCGCATGGGGGCGGCCGCCTACAAGCCGGTTGGCGATGCGCCGGGCACCTACGTGCTGCAGAAATAG